A genomic segment from Candidatus Korarchaeum cryptofilum OPF8 encodes:
- a CDS encoding molybdopterin biosynthesis protein codes for MRKVFRNLKSLEEVKDLIMRYERAERREKISIWDAFGRILAEDIVSGVDVPGFDRVMLDGYAVRAEDTFWADEDNPVELKVIGVASAGHPFPGEVGEREAVEVATGAPMPRGANSVVKEEFTVRKGDSILVMRAVAPGENVQGAGSDVRVGETVAYRGTRLSAREIGILAAVGIREVEVLSKPRVGIFSTGDELAQPGEPLEYGKIYDVNSSSLMASVLEDGGEPKFLGILPDDYEAIRDSLKREIEKFDIILISGSTSVGAGDVMYRVLEELGPPGVIVHGIAMHPGKPTVIAEARGKLVIGLPGYPTSCLTVYREIVSPLIRKWSGKPLETGKEVIGRAAERIIGERGRRDLLPVHVVKDEEYLVFPVPTGSEAISTLSRADGYVEMEELEEIIEEGEVVRVKLFTDRIADISMIGSHCIGLELIMSEMRRRGYLIKSVFVGSSGGFKAIARGEADLAGVHAFDPETMEYNLPFMRKFSIEDKAILIRGYRRIQGLIVARGNPKGIKGIRDILERRDIVMMNRNKGSGTRILLDYLLKEEAERMGIDISEAIKNIRGYWNEAKSHNAVAIAIKNGIADVGIGIKTVARLYNLDFIPIAEENYDFLIRRSSMRKGAVEEFLRILREFRSKLNELDGIEASDDIGLPISP; via the coding sequence TTGAGGAAGGTTTTCAGAAATCTTAAGAGTTTAGAGGAAGTTAAGGACCTTATTATGAGATATGAGAGGGCTGAAAGGAGAGAAAAAATCTCCATTTGGGATGCTTTCGGTAGGATCCTAGCTGAGGATATCGTATCGGGAGTCGATGTACCGGGATTCGATAGGGTGATGCTAGATGGTTACGCTGTGAGGGCCGAGGATACCTTCTGGGCGGATGAGGATAACCCCGTGGAGCTCAAGGTAATAGGAGTGGCCTCAGCCGGGCATCCCTTTCCGGGGGAAGTAGGGGAGAGAGAGGCAGTCGAGGTAGCTACTGGCGCTCCCATGCCTAGAGGGGCCAATTCCGTCGTTAAGGAAGAGTTCACCGTAAGGAAAGGTGATAGTATCCTCGTGATGAGAGCCGTAGCTCCTGGAGAGAATGTGCAAGGTGCCGGATCTGATGTGAGAGTAGGTGAGACCGTAGCATATAGGGGGACGAGGCTCTCAGCGAGGGAGATAGGAATTCTCGCTGCGGTGGGCATAAGGGAGGTGGAAGTGCTCTCGAAACCTAGGGTAGGGATATTCTCGACAGGGGATGAACTAGCTCAGCCAGGGGAACCTTTAGAATATGGGAAGATATACGATGTGAACTCATCATCCCTCATGGCTTCCGTGCTCGAGGACGGTGGGGAGCCCAAATTCCTAGGCATACTCCCAGATGATTATGAGGCTATAAGGGATTCCCTGAAGAGGGAGATCGAGAAATTCGATATCATCCTGATCTCAGGAAGCACTAGTGTTGGGGCTGGCGATGTTATGTATAGAGTGCTTGAGGAACTGGGCCCCCCAGGCGTCATCGTCCACGGCATAGCTATGCATCCGGGGAAGCCGACTGTAATAGCTGAGGCGAGAGGGAAGCTTGTGATAGGTCTTCCAGGATATCCCACGAGCTGCCTCACGGTTTATAGGGAGATAGTCTCTCCCCTCATAAGGAAGTGGAGCGGCAAGCCTCTGGAGACTGGAAAGGAGGTAATTGGAAGGGCCGCGGAGAGGATAATCGGGGAGAGGGGGAGGAGGGATCTCCTTCCCGTCCATGTAGTTAAGGACGAGGAATACCTAGTTTTCCCCGTTCCAACCGGATCGGAGGCCATTTCAACGCTCTCAAGGGCAGATGGCTACGTGGAAATGGAGGAGCTTGAGGAGATCATAGAGGAGGGAGAAGTCGTTAGGGTCAAGCTCTTCACGGATAGGATCGCTGATATCTCCATGATAGGTAGCCATTGCATCGGATTAGAGTTGATAATGTCTGAGATGAGGAGGAGGGGGTACCTCATTAAATCCGTATTCGTCGGATCCTCCGGAGGGTTCAAGGCCATAGCTAGGGGAGAAGCTGATTTAGCTGGTGTGCACGCCTTCGACCCGGAGACCATGGAGTATAATCTGCCCTTCATGAGGAAGTTCTCGATAGAGGATAAAGCCATATTGATAAGGGGGTACAGGAGGATCCAGGGCCTCATAGTGGCTAGAGGGAACCCCAAGGGGATAAAGGGAATTAGGGATATCTTGGAGAGGAGAGATATTGTTATGATGAACAGGAATAAGGGCTCGGGCACTAGGATACTGTTAGATTATCTGCTCAAAGAGGAGGCCGAGAGAATGGGTATAGATATCTCCGAGGCCATTAAGAACATCAGAGGATACTGGAATGAGGCTAAATCTCATAATGCAGTTGCCATAGCAATTAAGAATGGGATTGCTGATGTGGGAATCGGAATAAAGACCGTAGCCAGGCTTTACAACTTGGATTTCATTCCAATCGCCGAGGAAAATTATGATTTCTTGATCAGAAGATCCTCTATGAGGAAGGGGGCTGTCGAGGAATTCCTAAGGATCTTGAGGGAGTTCAGGAGTAAGTTGAATGAGCTGGACGGCATTGAGGCCAGTGACGACATAGGCCTCCCCATCAGCCCCTAG
- a CDS encoding ATP cone domain-containing protein: MRKRNGKEEDFSKMKIVSALIKAGSSVELADKIAEECESKFRGREYVESSEIREFVLSRLKEVEKDSYENWLRFDLKAKGLG, from the coding sequence GTGAGGAAGAGGAACGGGAAGGAGGAGGACTTCTCCAAGATGAAGATAGTTTCTGCGTTGATAAAGGCTGGATCCTCTGTTGAGTTAGCCGATAAAATAGCTGAAGAATGTGAAAGCAAATTCAGGGGCAGGGAATACGTGGAGAGCTCTGAGATAAGGGAATTCGTCCTGAGTAGGTTGAAGGAGGTCGAGAAGGACTCTTATGAGAATTGGCTGAGGTTCGATTTAAAAGCCAAGGGATTGGGGTGA
- a CDS encoding homoserine dehydrogenase, with the protein MILMGLGVVGRSFLRMLIEKSPELRLKYGLNPTLVAVADSTSAVQDERGLDPKEILDMKVKKGSLSGHACEVGMRGVELIRGVEAEVLIDVTPSNFKTGEPSLSYIKAALNTGKHVITASKGPFALEMPALIEMFQESGLRLLFSGTVGGGVPFVRFVRKCLIGERVLAIKGVLNGTTNYILTRMESGLPFESALREAQELGYAEADPSNDIDGLDSAAKLVILSNLAMETDLTIREVEITGIRGLELDKKILEEGKTVRLIASSDESGARVKPEIVERIDPLAVSGALNAVSFFAESSGRHTLIGKGAGGDETAMALIRDLVELRMDLSEVGACL; encoded by the coding sequence ATGATACTCATGGGGCTGGGTGTGGTCGGTAGGTCCTTCCTACGCATGTTGATTGAGAAGTCCCCGGAGCTGAGGTTGAAGTATGGCTTGAACCCGACTCTAGTGGCTGTGGCGGATTCCACCTCAGCCGTTCAGGATGAGAGGGGGCTCGATCCGAAGGAGATACTGGATATGAAGGTCAAGAAGGGTTCCCTCTCTGGTCATGCCTGTGAGGTGGGGATGAGGGGGGTGGAGCTGATAAGGGGAGTGGAGGCTGAAGTGCTAATAGATGTCACTCCATCGAATTTCAAAACGGGAGAGCCATCCCTCTCTTATATAAAAGCAGCCCTAAACACTGGAAAACATGTGATAACGGCTAGTAAGGGTCCATTTGCTTTAGAAATGCCTGCTTTAATTGAGATGTTTCAGGAGAGTGGCCTCCGCCTCCTATTCAGCGGTACCGTTGGAGGGGGCGTGCCCTTCGTCAGGTTCGTCAGGAAATGCCTGATAGGCGAGAGAGTGCTTGCGATCAAGGGAGTCCTCAATGGGACTACTAATTACATATTGACGAGGATGGAATCGGGACTTCCCTTCGAGAGCGCCCTTAGAGAAGCTCAAGAACTGGGTTATGCTGAAGCCGATCCATCAAATGATATAGACGGTCTCGACTCAGCGGCTAAGCTCGTTATACTATCTAACCTCGCGATGGAGACGGATCTGACCATAAGGGAGGTGGAGATAACGGGGATAAGGGGATTAGAGTTAGATAAGAAGATATTGGAGGAGGGAAAGACCGTAAGATTGATAGCAAGCTCAGATGAATCTGGGGCGAGAGTGAAGCCTGAGATAGTAGAGAGGATCGATCCTCTAGCAGTATCGGGGGCTTTGAACGCGGTCTCATTCTTCGCTGAATCCTCCGGGAGGCACACCCTGATAGGGAAGGGAGCGGGGGGTGATGAGACAGCTATGGCCCTGATCAGGGACTTAGTAGAGCTCAGGATGGACTTGAGCGAGGTGGGAGCTTGCTTGTGA
- a CDS encoding MogA/MoaB family molybdenum cofactor biosynthesis protein, with product MGVPEEHRRGAPSKLSYSIFVVSTSRFSDKDKEDLTGKIAVEIVEASGNLVVRKEIIPDDEGLIRASLIRAAEDSDVIIFCGGTGVSPSDVTPEAVRPLLKKELPGFGEIFRWLSYSQIGSSAIASRASAGFYLKSLVFMLPGSPDAVKLALERLIIPEAPHLIKLARG from the coding sequence ATGGGAGTCCCGGAGGAACACAGGAGGGGAGCTCCCTCCAAGCTCAGTTATTCAATATTCGTCGTTAGCACGTCGAGATTCAGTGATAAGGACAAGGAGGATCTAACTGGGAAGATCGCTGTGGAAATTGTGGAGGCTTCAGGCAATCTAGTTGTGAGGAAGGAGATAATACCTGATGATGAAGGTCTCATAAGGGCATCTCTTATAAGGGCGGCTGAGGACTCAGATGTGATAATATTCTGCGGGGGAACCGGTGTCAGCCCCTCGGATGTAACACCGGAAGCAGTAAGACCGCTACTTAAGAAGGAGCTCCCCGGATTCGGGGAGATATTCAGGTGGCTAAGTTACTCCCAAATAGGTAGCTCAGCTATAGCTAGCAGAGCTTCGGCTGGATTTTACCTAAAATCTCTCGTTTTCATGCTCCCAGGATCGCCGGATGCAGTTAAGCTAGCCCTCGAGAGGCTGATAATACCGGAGGCCCCTCACTTGATCAAGCTCGCTAGGGGCTGA
- a CDS encoding aspartate kinase — translation MKFGGSILEGSRDFMEISDYIMGQSERKVVVISAIKGVTDSLLKLHNLAASGDEVNTNKVLSDLEEMHLRVCEELGIRCDDVRKDLDKLERIVRGMLYLGESTPRIRDLIASFGENLSGKILAGLLREKGVNSRFLTGGEAGIVTDECYGNANPLIKATRIYLRARLLPLLEDTVPVVAGFSGVTMLGKVTTLGRGGSDLTAVLVGSSLSAREVCLWTDVDGLMTADPKVVRDARVLKNVSYPEAIEMAHFGAKRMNPRFLEPAMPTKTPIRIRNFRNRECEGTLISERPSGSVVRAIGMKKGVSILTVRGARMVGRPGIAHMLFRVLGESHINVGMISQSISESDISVLLDSRAAERARGLVEARLGTLFREVLIERDCAAVAAIGSGMRGIPGVAARVFRAVAERGINVKMIAQGSSELSISFVVNGSDGEEAVRALHEEFELSKIED, via the coding sequence ATGAAATTCGGAGGTTCAATATTAGAGGGATCGAGGGACTTCATGGAGATTTCAGATTACATCATGGGGCAAAGTGAGAGGAAGGTTGTAGTTATCTCAGCGATAAAGGGAGTAACTGATTCCCTACTCAAGCTCCACAACTTAGCCGCATCTGGCGATGAAGTTAACACAAACAAAGTCCTATCTGATCTAGAGGAGATGCATCTGAGGGTCTGCGAGGAATTGGGGATCAGATGCGATGATGTGAGGAAGGATCTGGATAAACTGGAGAGGATAGTGAGGGGTATGCTCTACTTGGGGGAATCGACCCCCAGGATAAGGGATCTGATCGCATCGTTCGGCGAGAATCTCAGTGGTAAGATTCTAGCTGGACTCTTAAGGGAAAAAGGGGTTAATTCAAGGTTCCTCACAGGTGGGGAGGCTGGTATAGTCACTGATGAATGTTACGGAAATGCCAACCCCCTTATCAAGGCCACTAGGATATACTTAAGGGCGAGGCTCCTGCCCCTCCTCGAAGATACCGTTCCAGTGGTTGCGGGTTTCTCGGGCGTCACTATGCTAGGCAAGGTCACGACGCTAGGCAGAGGGGGAAGCGATCTGACGGCCGTACTTGTAGGCTCCTCGCTCTCCGCTCGTGAGGTCTGCCTTTGGACGGATGTGGACGGTCTCATGACGGCAGATCCCAAGGTAGTCAGGGACGCTAGAGTTCTGAAGAATGTCTCCTATCCCGAAGCCATAGAGATGGCTCATTTTGGAGCAAAAAGAATGAATCCAAGATTTTTGGAGCCGGCAATGCCTACTAAGACTCCAATAAGGATAAGGAACTTCAGAAATAGGGAATGTGAGGGGACCCTCATATCGGAGAGACCATCTGGAAGCGTGGTCAGAGCCATCGGGATGAAGAAAGGGGTATCCATATTGACCGTCAGGGGGGCTCGCATGGTTGGGAGGCCTGGGATAGCTCATATGCTCTTCAGAGTCCTGGGAGAGAGCCATATAAACGTTGGGATGATATCCCAATCGATATCCGAGTCGGATATATCCGTATTACTCGATAGTAGGGCAGCTGAGAGAGCTAGGGGTCTAGTGGAAGCGAGGCTCGGGACTCTCTTCAGGGAGGTATTGATAGAGAGGGATTGCGCAGCTGTAGCGGCGATAGGCTCGGGTATGAGGGGGATCCCGGGCGTGGCCGCTAGGGTCTTCAGAGCCGTAGCTGAGAGGGGTATAAACGTTAAGATGATAGCTCAGGGCTCATCCGAGCTGAGCATATCTTTTGTGGTGAATGGGAGTGATGGAGAGGAAGCTGTGAGAGCTCTACATGAGGAGTTCGAGCTCAGCAAGATCGAGGATTAA
- a CDS encoding molybdopterin molybdotransferase MoeA has translation MSKLFDKLSRVDEALSKISQHISNLPSEIVSTERALGRVLAEDIISPSDFPPYDRVAFDGYAVRSESTFGASSDNPIVLRVIGSSSPGEEREFEIRGMEAVEVATGAPLPKGADSVVPLEYSRRLGEHVEILKQVAPGANVDRAGSDIRKGETILRKGTFLGPFEILAIASLNITQVRVVRKPRVCIIASGDELVELGSELKRGKIVNSNLFGIRAIIGELAETRYLGIAKDEPSSIKGLIEACDDCDIIVTIAGSSVGSKDYLYDVIKSMGGEILVRGLSIMPGKPTMLAVLGGRLLVGIPGYPVSAMVAASEILLPIIERLLGIRGVEVKTRVRAKLSQRVPSSPGVRHYVRVKLTKEGDSYIATPVRIGGAGIISSLVRSDGFLIVPEEVEGYERGDEVDVIVYRRWLDLEEGFQKS, from the coding sequence ATGAGCAAGCTGTTCGACAAGCTCAGTAGGGTTGATGAGGCCCTCTCGAAGATATCTCAGCATATAAGCAATCTTCCCAGCGAGATCGTGAGCACTGAGAGAGCCTTGGGAAGAGTTTTAGCTGAGGACATAATCTCTCCTAGCGACTTCCCACCTTACGATAGGGTCGCTTTCGATGGATACGCCGTTAGATCTGAGAGCACCTTCGGAGCCTCCTCGGATAACCCCATAGTCTTGAGGGTGATAGGGTCCTCCTCGCCCGGGGAGGAACGCGAATTTGAGATAAGGGGCATGGAGGCTGTTGAAGTAGCTACTGGCGCCCCCCTTCCGAAAGGTGCCGATTCCGTCGTCCCGCTCGAATATTCGAGGAGGTTAGGTGAGCACGTTGAGATATTGAAGCAAGTAGCTCCGGGAGCTAACGTAGATAGGGCTGGAAGCGATATAAGGAAGGGAGAGACGATCCTCAGGAAGGGGACGTTTCTAGGCCCATTCGAGATACTCGCGATAGCTTCCTTGAATATAACGCAAGTCCGAGTTGTGAGGAAACCGAGAGTATGCATTATAGCGAGCGGGGATGAGCTCGTAGAACTTGGATCTGAGCTCAAGAGGGGTAAAATCGTGAACTCCAATTTGTTCGGGATTAGAGCCATCATAGGGGAGCTGGCTGAGACTAGGTACTTGGGTATAGCGAAGGATGAGCCCAGTTCCATTAAGGGCCTGATAGAAGCTTGCGATGATTGTGATATCATCGTAACCATAGCTGGGAGCAGCGTCGGGAGTAAGGATTACCTCTACGATGTAATAAAATCGATGGGCGGTGAGATCTTAGTACGCGGCCTCAGCATAATGCCGGGGAAACCGACTATGCTAGCTGTACTGGGAGGGAGGCTCCTAGTTGGGATACCTGGCTACCCTGTATCTGCGATGGTAGCAGCTAGCGAGATATTGCTGCCGATAATAGAGAGGCTCCTGGGGATCAGGGGAGTAGAGGTTAAGACTAGAGTGAGGGCCAAGCTCTCCCAGAGGGTTCCCTCTTCCCCTGGAGTGAGGCACTACGTTAGGGTGAAGCTTACAAAGGAGGGAGATTCCTACATCGCCACCCCCGTGAGGATAGGCGGAGCTGGTATAATAAGCTCCCTCGTGAGATCGGATGGCTTCCTCATAGTCCCCGAGGAAGTCGAGGGATATGAGAGGGGTGATGAAGTCGATGTAATAGTTTACAGGAGGTGGTTGGATCTTGAGGAAGGTTTTCAGAAATCTTAA
- a CDS encoding ferredoxin, producing MPKYLIEQDRESCIADGVCASLCPDNWIIEDDGLASPVKKELDDLGCNMEAAQACPVNIIHIYEVQPNGSKKQLI from the coding sequence ATGCCCAAGTACTTGATAGAGCAAGATAGGGAGAGCTGCATAGCCGATGGTGTCTGCGCATCCCTCTGCCCGGATAACTGGATCATAGAAGATGATGGGCTAGCTTCCCCCGTTAAGAAAGAGTTGGACGATCTCGGTTGCAACATGGAAGCTGCCCAAGCCTGCCCCGTCAATATAATACATATATACGAGGTTCAGCCGAACGGCTCCAAGAAGCAGCTGATCTAA
- a CDS encoding metal-dependent transcriptional regulator, with translation MAELQAKITPGLQEYLTAIYRLQRKGKAVGVKELADELDVTLPSVIDALKRLSKAGLVNYNRYSKVTLTENGEKSAILIINKEEIFYEFLRGILGIEDERAREEACWMEHGVSWESAERLKLFIDFLRENMHNISEEFKKFINERQNSAI, from the coding sequence ATGGCTGAGCTACAAGCTAAAATAACTCCCGGACTGCAGGAGTACCTAACCGCGATATATAGATTGCAGAGAAAGGGGAAGGCCGTCGGGGTTAAGGAACTCGCCGATGAGCTGGATGTCACATTACCTAGTGTGATAGACGCTTTAAAGAGACTCTCTAAAGCCGGTTTAGTTAACTATAATAGATACAGCAAGGTCACTCTGACGGAGAATGGGGAAAAATCTGCAATTCTTATCATAAATAAAGAGGAAATTTTCTACGAATTCCTCAGGGGGATCCTGGGGATCGAGGATGAGAGAGCTAGGGAGGAGGCCTGCTGGATGGAGCACGGGGTGAGTTGGGAGAGCGCTGAGAGGCTGAAATTATTCATCGATTTTCTGAGAGAAAATATGCATAATATAAGCGAAGAGTTCAAAAAATTTATAAATGAGAGGCAGAATAGCGCTATATAG
- a CDS encoding inositol monophosphatase family protein, with product MILEDLIDLSLRIKDRVTEYLGSDEELDYASEGGDLVRAVDEAAKLEVERWASASRRPSILSEENGFIKGEDVGLILIDPIDGSSNADRGIPFSCISIAYSLSNSIKDLSASVILNIFSGDLYYAERGKGAYKNGCRIKVRSFRGTPVIYAPCQEPDPLVHLNSRQIARRDYGSIALGLALISEGKIDLLIDLKEDLRIVDIAAGLLLVKEAGGAVFINKVEVNGLNREFGLVAGVEELSSNLAPGNYLKL from the coding sequence ATGATCCTTGAAGATCTCATAGATCTTTCTCTGAGAATAAAGGATCGCGTGACTGAGTACTTGGGCTCCGATGAGGAGTTAGATTATGCGAGTGAGGGAGGGGATCTCGTAAGAGCTGTGGATGAAGCTGCAAAGCTCGAGGTGGAGAGGTGGGCATCAGCATCGAGGAGGCCGAGCATCCTGAGCGAGGAGAACGGTTTCATAAAGGGAGAGGATGTTGGGCTCATCCTGATAGATCCCATCGATGGTAGCTCCAATGCAGATAGAGGGATACCCTTCTCATGCATCTCAATAGCTTATTCCCTCTCCAACTCCATCAAGGACCTCTCCGCTTCCGTTATACTCAATATATTCTCGGGCGATCTCTACTATGCTGAGAGAGGGAAGGGGGCATATAAGAACGGTTGTAGGATAAAGGTGAGGAGTTTCAGGGGAACTCCAGTGATATATGCCCCTTGTCAGGAGCCGGATCCCTTAGTCCATCTCAACTCCAGGCAAATAGCTAGAAGGGACTATGGCTCGATAGCCCTGGGGCTCGCCCTAATATCTGAGGGGAAGATAGACCTCCTCATCGATTTGAAGGAGGATCTCAGGATAGTAGATATAGCAGCTGGCCTGTTGCTCGTTAAGGAAGCTGGAGGGGCTGTTTTCATAAATAAGGTCGAGGTGAACGGACTGAATAGGGAATTCGGCCTAGTGGCTGGCGTTGAGGAGTTATCTTCGAATCTAGCACCTGGAAATTATCTTAAGCTTTAA